The genomic region ATTTTTATATTGATCAGCAATAACTGGATTGATATCCATTATAAAGTGTGAAAAAAAGGGTATGAAGGAAAATAAAGAAAATTTTTCAAGTAATATGACAGCAATAAAAGACATTGGGCAAGCTTTACAAGAGCGACGTCATCATATGCATATTACCCAAAAACAATTAGCAGATATGGCGGATATTGGGATCAATACCCTTTATAAGATTGAAACGGGCCAGGCTAATCCTACAATTGAAAGTTTACAAAAAATAGCAGATGTTCTAGGTATGGAAATAAGTCTTCAGATCAAGAAAATATAAATCTTAAATGAGAAAGGCAAGGGTATTATACAAAGGCAAAGAGGCAGGAATTTTAACACAACAAGATAATGGTGATTTTAGCTTTCATTATCTCGATAGCTGGTTAGCCGATCCTGCAAATCCGTCCATAAGTCTGACCTTACCACGCACCCAGGAAGAATATCACGCAGAGCATTTATTTC from Zunongwangia profunda SM-A87 harbors:
- a CDS encoding helix-turn-helix domain-containing protein, with protein sequence MKENKENFSSNMTAIKDIGQALQERRHHMHITQKQLADMADIGINTLYKIETGQANPTIESLQKIADVLGMEISLQIKKI
- a CDS encoding HipA N-terminal domain-containing protein is translated as MRKARVLYKGKEAGILTQQDNGDFSFHYLDSWLADPANPSISLTLPRTQEEYHAEHLFPFFYHMLPEGANRQMVCTMNRLDSDDYFGILLNTARYDTVGAVTIHKITAE